A portion of the Kwoniella newhampshirensis strain CBS 13917 chromosome 1, whole genome shotgun sequence genome contains these proteins:
- a CDS encoding mitochondrial 37S ribosomal protein uS14m, producing MGAKAQVLRDIRKRLSAEQFEVQRRAYLYVARNTTLPATVRHKAQLGLNALNGGEGRLGAVKSRCWETGRARGVMSKFGLCRALNGELPGVQKSSW from the exons ATGGGAGCCAAAGCACAGGTCCTAAGAGATATACGCAAGAGATTGTCAGCCGAACAGTTTGAAGTCCAAAGGCGAGCTTACCTCTATGTCGCTCGTAACACCACACTCCCCGCAACCGTCCGACACAAAGCTCAACTAGGCCTCAACGCACTCaacggaggagaaggtcggtTAGGAGCGGTCAAAAGCAGATGCTGGGAGACTGGTCGAGCGAGGG GTGTGATGTCAAAATTCGGTCTATGTCGA GCTCTCAACGGCGAGCTTCCCGGTGTTCAAAAATCAAGTTGGTGA